From Hymenobacter sedentarius, a single genomic window includes:
- a CDS encoding aminopeptidase — MLKKCLPVACVSGLLLLAGSAFGQNYEQVAKQIVNTSAGVKPGDAVVITGGQHTLPLMEAVAVEVARAGGQPSMWLTTDKVARAINMETPESAIQASKANNMALLADVLISLPTLEDSRAVMADLSAARRAKFGQVAAASGFTQQLDASKLRGVFVSYPSKSYAAAQQLDYPAYEQMMWGGIGADYTAIAGQAEQLKKLLDTGKKIHITSPSGTDLTMDLAGRPVFADDGALSTADQKEKLIYNRSVRLPGGLIYGTCQETSGTGRLEFANDAISDGKPLKGFKADLKNGQVENVRADVGADAFKEQMTAYGPSALQVGRFSIGLNPVMKQDDAKAYHPNTAAGMVYVSSGNNSLYGGQNKATGGYSYPIANATVDIDGKVVVRNGQLVSPATTSTMPAPKKSRK; from the coding sequence ATGTTGAAAAAATGTTTACCAGTGGCCTGTGTTTCAGGTCTGCTCTTATTAGCCGGTTCGGCTTTCGGCCAGAACTACGAGCAGGTGGCCAAACAAATTGTGAATACCTCGGCCGGCGTGAAGCCGGGAGACGCCGTTGTGATTACGGGCGGCCAGCACACGCTGCCGCTCATGGAAGCCGTAGCTGTGGAAGTGGCCCGCGCCGGCGGGCAACCCAGTATGTGGCTCACCACCGACAAAGTGGCTCGGGCCATCAACATGGAAACGCCCGAATCGGCCATTCAAGCTAGCAAAGCCAACAATATGGCTCTGTTGGCGGACGTGCTGATTTCCTTGCCCACTCTCGAAGACAGCCGTGCGGTGATGGCAGACTTGAGTGCAGCCCGGCGGGCTAAATTCGGCCAAGTAGCTGCCGCTTCTGGCTTTACTCAGCAACTCGATGCCAGCAAGCTGCGGGGCGTGTTTGTGAGCTACCCGAGCAAGAGCTACGCCGCGGCGCAGCAACTCGACTATCCCGCCTACGAGCAAATGATGTGGGGCGGCATTGGGGCCGATTACACGGCCATTGCCGGGCAGGCCGAGCAGCTAAAGAAACTCCTGGACACGGGCAAAAAAATCCACATTACCTCGCCATCGGGCACCGATTTGACCATGGACCTTGCCGGCCGGCCGGTATTTGCTGACGACGGGGCATTATCGACTGCCGACCAGAAGGAGAAGCTTATTTATAATCGCTCGGTGCGCCTACCTGGCGGCCTTATCTACGGTACTTGCCAGGAAACCTCGGGCACGGGCCGGCTGGAATTCGCCAACGATGCTATTTCCGATGGTAAGCCATTAAAAGGCTTTAAAGCAGACTTGAAAAATGGCCAGGTTGAAAACGTACGCGCCGACGTTGGCGCCGACGCTTTCAAAGAGCAGATGACTGCGTATGGGCCTTCGGCGCTCCAGGTAGGCCGCTTTTCTATTGGGCTGAACCCGGTGATGAAACAGGACGATGCGAAGGCATACCACCCAAACACTGCGGCTGGTATGGTGTACGTGAGCTCGGGCAACAATTCGCTGTATGGTGGCCAGAACAAAGCGACGGGCGGCTACAGTTATCCTATTGCCAATGCCACGGTGGATATCGACGGCAAGGTAGTGGTACGCAACGGTCAACTTGTGTCGCCGGCCACTACTAGCACGATGCCCGCACCAAAGAAAAGCCGGAAATAA
- a CDS encoding 2-dehydro-3-deoxygalactonokinase, whose product MNPATTFLSCDWGTSSFRLRLVEREGLKILAEESSKEGNAATAELWKQAGQPPEQRVGFYLAIVQGHLKKLEEAVKTSLDGVPVVISGMASSTIGMEELPYKPLPFATDGSDLSAKIMEPTADFKHATLLISGVKSDDDVMRGEETQLVGCQFENTAEQQLFLHPGTHAKHVLVQHGQAVALKTYMTGEFFSLLSKQAILAASVAEGGQLEEGANRQWFEKGVQDSQQDNLLHNAFLVRTNDLLMKASKPENFFYLSGLLIGSECHDLLGSLPASITLAGEPVLLAHYGAALRVLGIADKCPVTTKTAVEVTLHGQSAVLQHSRINQQKA is encoded by the coding sequence ATGAACCCAGCCACCACCTTCCTCAGCTGCGATTGGGGTACTTCTTCCTTCCGGTTGCGGCTAGTGGAGCGCGAGGGCCTGAAGATTCTGGCCGAGGAAAGCTCTAAGGAGGGTAACGCCGCCACGGCCGAGCTTTGGAAGCAGGCCGGGCAGCCCCCGGAGCAGCGCGTGGGCTTCTACTTGGCCATTGTGCAAGGACACTTGAAGAAGCTGGAGGAAGCAGTGAAAACCTCGCTGGACGGCGTGCCCGTGGTGATTTCTGGTATGGCTTCGTCCACCATTGGCATGGAGGAGCTGCCGTATAAGCCGCTGCCTTTCGCCACCGATGGCTCGGATTTATCAGCAAAAATCATGGAGCCTACGGCCGATTTCAAGCACGCGACCCTGCTGATTTCGGGCGTGAAAAGCGATGACGACGTGATGCGGGGCGAAGAAACCCAGCTGGTAGGCTGCCAGTTTGAAAATACAGCCGAGCAGCAGCTTTTTCTGCACCCGGGCACGCACGCCAAGCACGTACTGGTGCAGCACGGCCAGGCCGTGGCGCTGAAAACGTACATGACCGGCGAGTTTTTCTCGCTCCTCTCGAAGCAGGCAATACTGGCCGCTTCGGTAGCCGAAGGCGGCCAGCTGGAGGAAGGCGCCAATCGGCAATGGTTTGAGAAAGGTGTGCAGGACAGCCAGCAGGATAACCTGCTGCACAATGCCTTTCTGGTGCGCACCAACGACCTGTTAATGAAAGCCAGCAAGCCGGAGAACTTCTTCTACCTGAGCGGGCTGCTCATCGGCAGCGAATGCCACGACCTGCTGGGCAGCCTGCCCGCCAGCATCACCCTGGCCGGCGAGCCCGTGCTGCTGGCGCACTACGGCGCGGCCCTGCGCGTGCTGGGCATCGCCGACAAATGCCCGGTAACCACAAAAACCGCCGTTGAGGTAACCCTGCACGGGCAAAGCGCCGTCTTACAGCACAGTCGCATCAACCAGCAAAAAGCGTAA
- a CDS encoding SDR family NAD(P)-dependent oxidoreductase — translation MRFQDKAAIVTGGASGIGLAVAKRLASEGARIVLADYNQANLDAAVPDVQAAGAPEVWASLCNVAIEAQVEATVAGTLERFGRLDAVVNNAGLMQFKALEELTGDDWLRILNVDLLGAFYFTKQAFLHMKPGGAIVNVASIHAIETSPLVAPYAAAKAAMLSLTRSSSLEGKAKGIRTNVILPGAIDTPMLWENPNIKSGVEVVNKADVGRPEDVAAIIAYLASDDAQFVQGAEIRVDGGRLARL, via the coding sequence ATGAGATTTCAGGATAAAGCCGCCATCGTAACCGGCGGCGCCAGCGGCATTGGGCTGGCTGTGGCCAAGCGCCTGGCCTCCGAAGGCGCCCGCATCGTACTCGCCGATTACAACCAGGCCAACCTCGACGCCGCCGTGCCCGACGTGCAGGCCGCTGGCGCCCCCGAGGTGTGGGCCAGCCTCTGCAACGTGGCCATCGAAGCGCAGGTAGAAGCCACCGTAGCCGGCACGCTGGAGCGCTTCGGCCGCCTCGACGCCGTGGTGAACAACGCGGGCCTGATGCAGTTCAAAGCCCTCGAGGAGCTGACCGGCGACGACTGGCTGCGCATCCTGAACGTGGATTTGCTCGGGGCCTTTTACTTCACCAAGCAGGCCTTTTTGCACATGAAGCCCGGCGGTGCCATCGTGAACGTGGCCAGCATTCACGCCATCGAAACCAGCCCGCTGGTGGCTCCCTACGCGGCGGCCAAAGCCGCCATGCTCTCGCTCACCCGCTCCTCGTCGCTGGAAGGCAAGGCCAAAGGCATCCGCACCAACGTCATCCTGCCCGGCGCCATCGACACGCCCATGCTCTGGGAAAATCCCAACATTAAAAGCGGCGTCGAAGTCGTGAATAAAGCCGACGTGGGCCGCCCCGAAGACGTAGCCGCCATCATTGCCTACCTGGCTTCCGATGATGCCCAATTCGTGCAGGGCGCCGAAATCCGCGTGGACGGCGGCCGGCTGGCCCGGCTGTAA
- the dgoD gene encoding galactonate dehydratase, protein MKIARFTLYQVPPRWLFLKIETDSGLVGWGEPVIEGKAATVATAVNELMENLVGKDPLNIEDHWQVMYRGGFYRGGPILMSAIAGIDQALWDIKGKYHNAPIHQLLGGRVRDLMRVYSWIGGDRPEHVGQAATEMVAKGFNAIKMNATDEMAYVDSYVKIDQVLARVAAVREAGGPGLGIGIDFHGRVHKPMAKVLAKELEPYRPMFIEEPVLPQNNEALREIARHTSIPIATGERMFSRWDFKQLLIDGYVDIIQPDLSHAGGITECKKIISMAEAFDVAAAPHCPLGPIALAACLQVDASCHNAFIQEQSLGIHYNKENDLLDYLVDKTVFDYENGFCKIPEGPGLGIEIDEEYLLSRVAIGHNWHNPIWRNADGSVAEW, encoded by the coding sequence ATGAAAATTGCCCGCTTTACCTTGTATCAGGTGCCGCCCCGCTGGCTGTTTCTGAAGATAGAAACCGACTCGGGGCTGGTGGGATGGGGCGAGCCCGTAATTGAGGGCAAGGCGGCCACCGTGGCCACGGCGGTGAATGAGCTCATGGAAAACCTAGTGGGCAAAGACCCGCTCAACATCGAAGACCATTGGCAGGTGATGTACCGCGGCGGCTTCTACCGCGGCGGCCCCATTCTAATGTCGGCCATTGCCGGCATCGACCAGGCCCTGTGGGACATCAAGGGCAAGTACCACAACGCGCCGATTCACCAGCTGCTGGGCGGCCGCGTGCGCGACCTGATGCGCGTGTACTCCTGGATAGGCGGCGACCGGCCCGAGCACGTGGGGCAGGCCGCGACCGAAATGGTGGCCAAGGGCTTCAACGCCATTAAGATGAATGCTACCGATGAAATGGCCTACGTAGATTCCTATGTCAAGATTGACCAGGTGCTGGCCCGCGTGGCGGCCGTGCGCGAAGCTGGTGGGCCAGGCCTGGGCATTGGCATCGATTTCCACGGGCGGGTGCACAAACCCATGGCCAAGGTGCTGGCCAAGGAGCTGGAGCCGTACCGGCCCATGTTCATCGAGGAGCCGGTGCTGCCGCAGAACAACGAGGCCCTGCGCGAGATTGCCCGGCACACGTCCATTCCCATCGCCACCGGCGAGCGGATGTTTTCGCGCTGGGATTTCAAGCAGCTGCTGATTGACGGCTACGTCGACATCATCCAGCCCGACCTGTCGCACGCTGGCGGCATCACCGAGTGCAAGAAAATTATTTCCATGGCCGAGGCCTTCGACGTGGCCGCGGCGCCGCACTGCCCGCTGGGCCCCATTGCGCTGGCCGCCTGCCTGCAGGTAGATGCTAGTTGCCACAATGCCTTCATCCAAGAACAAAGCCTGGGCATTCACTACAACAAGGAAAATGACCTGCTCGACTACCTCGTTGATAAGACGGTGTTCGACTACGAAAACGGCTTTTGCAAAATCCCGGAAGGCCCCGGCTTGGGCATCGAAATAGACGAAGAGTACCTCCTGAGCCGCGTCGCCATCGGACACAATTGGCACAACCCCATCTGGCGCAACGCCGACGGGAGCGTGGCGGAATGGTAG
- a CDS encoding bifunctional 4-hydroxy-2-oxoglutarate aldolase/2-dehydro-3-deoxy-phosphogluconate aldolase, which produces MTMPLSHILEHKLVAIIRGANPPDLLKIAEALHEGGVRTMEITLNSPGALASIEELAEAMDGRMLIGAGTVLDPETARGALLAGARFIISPTLSKKTIRMTKRYGAVSIPGAFTTTEILKAYEHGGDIIKVFPASVGAKYFKDLAGPVPFIPLMPTGGVSLDNIKDFQDAGAVAFGLGSSLVDTSQPVSAKYLQQLTAKARRFVQAVA; this is translated from the coding sequence ATGACGATGCCCCTCTCGCATATCCTTGAACACAAGCTCGTCGCCATTATCCGCGGCGCCAACCCCCCGGACCTGCTGAAAATAGCCGAGGCCCTGCACGAAGGCGGCGTCCGGACAATGGAAATCACGCTGAACTCGCCCGGGGCGCTGGCCTCGATTGAAGAGCTGGCCGAGGCCATGGACGGCCGCATGCTGATAGGCGCGGGCACCGTGCTCGACCCCGAAACGGCCCGGGGCGCCCTGCTGGCCGGCGCCCGCTTCATCATCTCGCCCACCCTAAGCAAGAAAACCATCCGCATGACCAAGCGCTACGGCGCCGTAAGCATTCCGGGCGCCTTCACCACCACCGAAATCCTGAAGGCCTACGAGCACGGCGGCGACATCATCAAGGTATTTCCCGCCTCGGTGGGGGCCAAATACTTCAAAGACCTGGCCGGGCCGGTGCCGTTTATCCCGCTCATGCCCACGGGCGGCGTCTCGCTGGACAACATCAAGGATTTTCAGGATGCCGGGGCCGTCGCCTTCGGGCTGGGCAGCTCGCTGGTAGATACTAGCCAGCCGGTTAGCGCCAAGTATCTGCAGCAACTCACGGCCAAAGCGCGGCGTTTCGTGCAGGCCGTGGCGTAA
- a CDS encoding DUF4197 domain-containing protein, producing MKIRSFAALMLLSGLSFSASAQFRFPSLKDLKLPTGIKTPTSSSTGSTAIGGLSNTEAASGLKEALLQGIGKGADQASQTDGFYLNRLIRIPFPPDAQRVANTLRTIGLGSQVDKFELSLNRGAEDAARSAKPIFISAIKSLTFSDVWNILTGQKDAATQYLKRTTSSQLTAAFTPIMQQSLDKVGATRYYTDLATRFNQIPLVTPVQPDLNQYATGKAVDGLFTLIAQEEANIRENPVARTTELLRRVFGRNG from the coding sequence ATGAAAATCCGCTCCTTCGCCGCCCTGATGCTCTTATCAGGCCTCTCGTTCAGTGCCTCGGCCCAGTTCCGTTTCCCCAGCCTCAAAGACCTCAAGCTGCCCACCGGCATTAAAACGCCGACCAGTAGCAGCACGGGCAGCACCGCCATTGGCGGGCTATCGAATACCGAAGCCGCCAGCGGCCTCAAGGAGGCCCTGTTGCAAGGCATCGGCAAGGGTGCCGACCAAGCTTCGCAGACGGATGGCTTCTACCTCAATCGCCTCATTCGCATTCCGTTTCCGCCCGATGCCCAGCGCGTGGCCAACACCCTGCGCACCATTGGGCTGGGCAGCCAGGTCGATAAGTTTGAGCTGTCGCTGAACCGGGGAGCCGAAGACGCGGCCCGCAGCGCCAAGCCCATTTTCATCAGCGCCATCAAAAGCCTGACCTTTTCCGACGTCTGGAACATCCTGACGGGCCAGAAGGACGCCGCTACCCAGTACCTAAAACGGACCACCTCCAGCCAGCTCACCGCCGCCTTCACGCCCATCATGCAGCAGAGCCTGGACAAAGTGGGCGCCACCCGCTACTACACAGACCTGGCCACCCGCTTCAACCAGATTCCGCTGGTGACGCCCGTGCAGCCCGACCTGAACCAGTACGCTACCGGCAAAGCCGTCGACGGCCTGTTCACGCTCATTGCCCAGGAAGAGGCCAACATCCGCGAGAACCCCGTGGCCCGCACCACCGAGCTGCTGCGCCGGGTATTTGGCCGCAACGGCTAA
- a CDS encoding family 1 glycosylhydrolase, with protein sequence MGPQFLFATGIENSNPTIQNGKVRVDELEKCGHYKFWQKDFDLVQDLGIRFLRYGPPIHTAFVGPGKYDWSFADVTFQDLLRRNISPIVDLCHFGVPDWIGNFQNPDFPELFGQYAKAFATRFPWVQLYTPVNEMYICAQFSARYGWWNEQLSSDRAFVTALKHIVKANVLAMRSILEVRPDAIFIQSESSEYFHAENPAAIGPAETMNSKRFLSLDLNYGRRVNSDMYEYLTDNGMTKDEYHFFLHNNLKHHCIMGNDYYYTNEHRVSPDGSTRASGEIFGYHVITRQYHDRYRLPVMHTETNLNQGPKGDESVNWLWKEWANVLRVRNDGVPVIGFTWYSLTDQVDWDTALRESNGHVNPVGLYDLDRNVRPVGMAYKQLIAGWDQVLPTHSVCLQVPIVMPKDSQSAWASKQKAEVKASSADKTTAEANATVES encoded by the coding sequence ATGGGCCCTCAATTTCTGTTTGCCACCGGCATCGAAAACAGCAACCCCACCATCCAAAACGGCAAAGTGCGCGTGGATGAGCTGGAAAAATGCGGCCACTACAAGTTCTGGCAGAAGGACTTCGACCTGGTTCAGGACCTGGGCATTCGGTTTTTGCGCTACGGGCCGCCCATTCACACCGCGTTTGTGGGGCCGGGCAAATACGACTGGTCGTTTGCCGACGTCACGTTTCAGGACTTGCTGCGCCGCAACATCTCGCCCATTGTCGATTTGTGCCACTTTGGGGTGCCCGACTGGATAGGCAACTTCCAGAATCCGGACTTTCCGGAGCTGTTTGGGCAGTACGCCAAGGCCTTCGCCACGCGGTTTCCGTGGGTGCAGCTGTACACGCCGGTGAACGAGATGTACATCTGCGCGCAGTTTTCGGCCCGCTACGGCTGGTGGAACGAGCAGCTCAGCAGCGACAGGGCTTTCGTGACGGCGCTCAAGCACATTGTGAAGGCCAACGTGCTGGCCATGCGCTCCATCCTGGAGGTGCGGCCCGACGCCATTTTTATTCAGAGCGAGTCGTCGGAGTACTTCCATGCCGAAAACCCGGCCGCCATCGGCCCGGCCGAAACCATGAATTCGAAGCGCTTTCTGTCGCTGGATTTGAACTACGGCCGGCGCGTGAACTCGGACATGTACGAGTACCTCACCGACAACGGAATGACCAAGGACGAGTACCACTTCTTCCTGCACAACAACCTGAAACACCATTGCATCATGGGCAACGACTACTACTACACCAACGAGCACCGGGTGTCGCCCGATGGCAGCACCCGCGCCTCGGGCGAGATATTTGGCTACCACGTCATTACCCGGCAGTACCACGACCGCTACCGCCTGCCCGTAATGCACACCGAAACCAACCTCAACCAGGGCCCCAAGGGCGACGAATCGGTGAACTGGCTGTGGAAGGAATGGGCCAACGTGCTGCGCGTGCGCAACGACGGCGTGCCCGTCATCGGCTTCACCTGGTACTCCCTCACCGACCAGGTGGACTGGGATACCGCTTTGCGCGAAAGCAACGGCCACGTAAACCCCGTGGGGCTGTACGACCTGGACCGCAACGTGCGGCCCGTGGGCATGGCCTACAAGCAGCTCATCGCCGGCTGGGACCAGGTGCTGCCCACCCACAGCGTGTGCCTGCAGGTGCCCATCGTGATGCCCAAAGACAGCCAGAGCGCCTGGGCCAGCAAGCAAAAAGCCGAAGTAAAAGCATCCAGCGCCGATAAAACCACGGCCGAGGCCAACGCTACCGTCGAATCCTAA
- a CDS encoding SMP-30/gluconolactonase/LRE family protein: MQAQSIYPAQAALGEGALWNPETQQLYWVDIEGRSFHVFDPATGQDRRFCTGARVGTVVPMHNGDVLLALQTGIYQLNIATGQLNLVVNPLTEPTLRFNDGKCDPAGRFWVGTFDLEQKPHAGTLYRLDPDGSLHVMLRGITNSNGVVWSLDHRTMYYIDTPTLTVQAFDYDSGTGEIANPRVIIRIPQGAGVPDGMTIDAEGMLWVALWGGGRIQRFDPHTGEARETVEVPAPFTSSCAFGGPDLRTLYITTARSGLTPAQQQQFPLSGNLFAVEPGVRGVPAYFFDKRL; this comes from the coding sequence ATGCAGGCTCAATCCATCTACCCCGCGCAGGCGGCTCTGGGCGAAGGCGCGCTCTGGAACCCAGAGACGCAGCAACTGTACTGGGTAGATATTGAAGGCCGGTCGTTTCATGTTTTTGACCCGGCCACGGGGCAGGACCGGCGCTTCTGCACCGGTGCCCGGGTTGGCACGGTAGTGCCCATGCACAACGGCGACGTGCTGCTGGCCCTGCAAACGGGCATTTACCAGCTCAATATTGCCACCGGCCAGCTCAATCTGGTGGTGAACCCGCTCACGGAGCCCACCCTGCGCTTCAACGATGGCAAATGCGACCCGGCCGGGCGGTTTTGGGTGGGTACTTTCGACCTGGAGCAGAAGCCCCACGCCGGTACCCTCTACCGGCTCGACCCCGATGGCAGCCTCCACGTGATGCTGCGCGGCATCACGAACTCCAACGGGGTGGTCTGGTCCTTAGACCACCGCACCATGTACTACATCGACACTCCCACGCTCACAGTGCAGGCGTTCGACTACGACAGCGGCACCGGCGAAATCGCCAATCCGCGGGTCATCATCCGAATTCCCCAAGGCGCTGGCGTGCCCGATGGCATGACCATCGACGCGGAAGGTATGCTCTGGGTGGCGCTGTGGGGCGGCGGGCGCATTCAGCGCTTCGACCCCCACACCGGAGAAGCGCGCGAAACCGTGGAGGTGCCCGCGCCCTTCACGTCCTCCTGCGCCTTCGGCGGCCCCGACTTGCGCACGCTTTACATCACCACGGCCCGCAGCGGTCTCACACCCGCCCAGCAGCAGCAATTTCCCCTGAGTGGCAACCTGTTTGCCGTAGAGCCGGGCGTGCGGGGAGTGCCGGCTTATTTCTTCGATAAGCGACTTTGA
- a CDS encoding 2,3-bisphosphoglycerate-dependent phosphoglycerate mutase, translating to MALLVLVRHGESTANLANVFTGWLDVPLSSTGEAEAYAVADKLKDFHFDVAYTSTLIRAKRTLDIIVERAGWADLPVHHVDALKERMYGNLQGLNKAEVAIKYGQAQVDEWRRSYDVAPPNGESLKQTRARAVEFFEAEIAPQLRADKNVLIVSHGNTLRGLRMYLEHLSETQVVGLEIVTGGVHVYRFDAHLAIVEMYDL from the coding sequence ATGGCTCTCCTTGTTCTCGTCCGGCACGGCGAATCGACGGCGAATCTGGCAAACGTATTCACGGGCTGGCTCGACGTGCCCCTGAGTTCCACCGGCGAGGCCGAAGCCTACGCCGTAGCCGACAAGCTGAAAGATTTCCACTTCGACGTGGCCTACACCTCGACCCTTATCCGGGCCAAGCGCACGCTCGACATCATTGTGGAGCGGGCCGGGTGGGCCGACCTGCCGGTGCACCACGTCGACGCCCTCAAGGAGCGGATGTACGGCAACCTGCAGGGCCTCAACAAGGCCGAAGTAGCCATCAAATACGGGCAGGCGCAGGTAGACGAATGGCGCCGCAGCTACGACGTGGCCCCGCCCAACGGCGAAAGCCTGAAGCAGACCCGGGCCCGGGCCGTCGAATTTTTCGAGGCCGAAATCGCACCGCAGCTCCGCGCCGATAAGAACGTGCTGATTGTCTCGCACGGCAACACCCTGCGCGGGCTGCGCATGTACCTCGAGCACCTGAGCGAAACCCAGGTAGTAGGGCTGGAAATCGTGACCGGCGGCGTCCACGTGTACCGCTTCGATGCCCACCTCGCCATTGTGGAGATGTACGACCTCTAA
- a CDS encoding YcxB family protein has translation MDFTIVITPNDKYYNDFYREWASQKWIRRWQPYLAVFMILFWIVLRFIDTGNALGRLPYFFIAIGVYEFTKFFYSKRKWLKDRKKSGITGQDIVINFREEFIKIDGPFSHGALQWKGISNIIRTPNALFMIPENGASIFLPNSAFDSENQIDAVIKAQQTARQLH, from the coding sequence ATGGATTTCACGATAGTAATTACTCCAAACGATAAATATTACAACGATTTCTATCGGGAATGGGCGTCGCAGAAATGGATTCGTAGATGGCAGCCATACTTAGCTGTTTTCATGATTTTATTCTGGATAGTCTTACGATTTATTGACACCGGCAACGCCTTGGGAAGGTTACCGTATTTTTTCATTGCTATAGGCGTTTACGAGTTCACAAAGTTCTTTTACTCAAAGCGCAAGTGGCTGAAAGACCGAAAAAAGAGTGGAATCACGGGCCAGGATATTGTCATTAATTTCAGGGAGGAATTTATAAAAATAGATGGTCCTTTTTCCCACGGTGCGCTACAATGGAAAGGAATAAGCAACATTATCCGCACGCCAAATGCACTGTTTATGATTCCGGAAAATGGAGCCAGTATTTTCCTGCCAAACTCAGCTTTCGATTCCGAAAATCAGATTGATGCGGTTATCAAGGCACAGCAAACCGCTCGGCAATTGCATTAG
- a CDS encoding MaoC family dehydratase: MSKLTIRSLAELEACVGQEMGVSELHTITQEQINQFAAATLDFQWIHVDAERAQVESPFKATIAHGYLTVSLLPYLWQQIVAIENLKMQVNYEIENLRFNQAVTVNSQVRLRASLLSVVNLRGIAKTRVGVTLEIEGSKKPAYTGVVTFLYHFQE; this comes from the coding sequence ATGAGCAAACTTACCATTCGCAGCCTCGCCGAACTCGAAGCCTGCGTGGGCCAGGAAATGGGCGTTTCCGAGCTCCACACCATCACCCAGGAGCAAATCAACCAGTTTGCGGCCGCCACGCTCGACTTTCAATGGATTCACGTGGATGCCGAGCGGGCCCAGGTCGAGTCGCCTTTCAAGGCTACCATTGCCCACGGCTACCTCACGGTATCACTGCTGCCCTACCTCTGGCAGCAAATCGTGGCCATTGAGAACCTGAAAATGCAGGTCAACTACGAAATCGAAAACCTGCGCTTCAACCAGGCCGTGACGGTGAACAGCCAGGTGCGCCTGCGTGCCAGCCTGCTGTCGGTGGTCAACCTGCGCGGCATTGCTAAGACGCGGGTGGGCGTGACGCTGGAAATTGAGGGCTCTAAAAAGCCCGCTTACACCGGCGTTGTTACGTTTTTATACCATTTTCAGGAATAA